The nucleotide sequence AGCGATATAAACGTCATGGTGACCACCCCGCTCAGAATCCTGTTGGTGCCCGTCCCCAAGCTCACCCCCTGCGCCCTCAGCCTCAGCGGAAAGATCTCCGAGGTGTACACCCACGCGATCGGCCcgaggccgatggagaacgagccgacgaAGGTCAGCACAGTCGCGATCGACATCGCCGCCGCCCATGTCAGCTTCTCGTGAGGATGGTGTTCGATAACTGACAAACAGGAAGCAAGAATAACGAGAGAAATAACCATCCCTCCGGCGCTGCTTAGGAGCAACGGCCGCCGCCCGACACGGTCCAGTAAGAATGTCGCCACCAAGACCGACGCCGTCTTCATGAACCCGACGGCCACCGTGGCGCCTAAGGAATTGGAATCCGACTTGATCCCGGCCTTCTCAAACACTCGAGGACTGTACAACACCACCGAGTCGATGCCTGAAGCCTGCTGGAAGAACTGTAGACCGATTGCGGCGATCAGTATACGGCGCACCGACGGTGTCGGTCTGAGTAAAAGCTCTTTCCACACGCCCTCCCCATGGCTTTTCTTCGATACTGCGACGACTTCGTCGTTGCAGCTTTCGGGTATTCCAGCGGCCTCTTTGATCTCCAAGAGCCGGAGTTGGGCTTCCTCCGGCGCGTCCGAGGTCTTGGCGAGGACACGTTTGGCCGCGCCAAGCCGGCCCTGCATGACGAGCCACCGAGGCGACTCGGGCATGGCGAGGACAGCGATGGCTAGGAAGATCGGCGGCACCGCCCCGACCCAGAACATAATGCGCCAGTTGAGGTGATACGGCAGCTTTGCGAAGGCGAAGTTGGAGACGTAGCCGAGGAGAACGCCGGAGTTGATGAATACCTCCGGGAAGGACGTGAGGAAGCCGCGGGACGAGGTGGGGGCGACCTCGGCGGTGTAGACGGGGGCGATCATGAGAGCGTAGCCGACGCCGACGCCGGCGATGAAGCGGCCGACCATTAGGAAGGCGTAGTTTGTGGCGAAGCCCATCAGGAGGGCCCCGGCGAAGAAGATGGCAGCCGCGAATATAATTGTGTAGCGGCGGCCAATCCAGTCGGAGGTCCGGCCTGCGGCGATGGAGCCTACAAGGGAGAAGATGTTGATGATGCCGGCGAGGATTTCGATCTGGGTGTCATTTATTTTCAGGtcttttttaatgaaaacaGAAGCACCACTCATCACCGCGATATCTGTAAACATGTAGTAGAAGAATTAGAAAAGACTAGTACTAGAAACCGCAAAATACTGCGGCTGACTTCATAAGCATGACACTTAAAGAGTTAGTATTTGTACCATAACCCAAGAGGATTGAGGTCATGGAAGCAAGCGTGGCACAGGCCAAGGCGTATTTGTTTCTTGGAGGCTTCTTTGGCTTTTCCATGGCTAGAGTTTGGTTGGGAGGAGGATCAGAATTTGCTGGTGCTCTAGGTTTCTGGTTATCCATTTCTGTGCTGGCGATATGCGTTCTttgagggaggagaagagatacTGCGCCAGTAGAGCGAGGGACTGGATTGGAGTTGCGGTCAAGAGCATGATAGCTTAAATAATTGAATATGGAGGCCATGTGAGTTTGAGAGTCTTGAAGACTCGTCAAAGTCGTCGCACGGGCCTGACTTTTTGGCGCAAGGTTAGAACTTAGTAACATGGGTGGTAAAACCGTATTAGCATTCAAATGCCGTTCGTAGAATTAATATCTCACGTAACTAAGACGAAGTATGAATCTCGTATATAGGATTTGTTTGTGCAACATTGTGTTTCTCCAAATAGAAGATCAAAAAGATCACCCTTTAAAAAAGAGGACGACAATATAAATCGTCAAAGAACTGTTCTTACAAGTTGCATAAATTGGTTGCATTGTACAAACAAATAATGTACAACTTGCATCATATTAAATATCAAATTATCCTCATACTTGGAAGCAAAATGAGTTAATCGAAATAAATGTGTTAACTTACTTGTTTTTGTGTGTGTTTAATCCAAAATAAATTACTCCATAGGAGTAAATTGACCCATCCTAGATAATGAAatcatttatttataaattaaataaaataaataaatttagaaagtgagaaattatatatgtaccaatttttcaaaattatccatttttcttgttggAAAAGTGTTTTACCCCATACATTCCAATGAACATTTgaatataaaaaaatcaaataactaGATTGGGTACCTCTTACTCCCGTCTTAATAGAGAATGAATTGGTTCTACATGAAAATACTGCAACATATGAAGAATCAAAATTTGAAGCTTTAACTCATTAGGAAATAACAGCCAAAGACGATATAATGGAGCTCTGGAATCCATTGACTGAGGCATTACAAAAGTGACACCATCAAGGTTGTAGCAAACTGAAATATCAGGGGATATTTGAATCAATGCGTGGCTGATGTTTGAGATTGTTAGTCAGAGCGAGTTAGAGAAAACCGTTGGTGAAGACAACAATTACTTGCTGACATTAATTCATGGTCATTCGCCCAACAGTAAAAGGTAAGAATATAACTGTTTTATAGAACTAGCTGTAAGCATCACAATGATTGGAGGGCAACTTTCTTGAAGGATGCTTTAAGAGTTTTTCTATATGATTCGTTTGCCATATGCCGAGAGACAATGGAACAACACAAGGGCTGATTTGGCCTGGTACTCGGCATTACTAATGATAAAGTTCTTCATATAGATTACAGATAGTATGGCTCTCAATGCTATATAAAAAGGCCGTTCAAAGATCAAAAATAATAGTATAAAGGCAGAATAAACAATAGTATTACATATTATCTAGTAAGAAGTTCCACAAGAGTTTCGACCAATAAGTCGGTATAGATGATAATATTTCACTATGACGGATTCCATGCTACCAacctttttataattttttagttttttctacTCCTCTTGGAGAACTTTGGATGCTAGTTCGTAGGTTTCTCCAAGAATCGTACTTTTTAACGAAGGTCGATCAACTCTAAGTCCAAGGACACGATTCGGCTCTTTTGACTAATATTGAAGATTGTCGGCTTGATCTGCCAAGAGGTAGGACAAACGATGAAGAATCTGGCGCCCAAGCCATTAATACAAAGATAGTCGGATCCTTATGGATGTGGAAGATCTTTTGAGCGATGTGCGGACCTTTTTGGTACATGAAAATACATCATGAAAAAAGTATCAAGCTTGGGGGAAATAGAAAAATATGAGCAGATTATTGAAGCGATACTTCATTCAAAGGAAAATAATAATCGATCAACGAATTAGGATTATGACTCTGCAGATATCGAGCATATGATGACAGACATCCTCCTAGTCTCTTGATTATAAGCCAAGAAGATATCGAAGGCATTATTTGCGTCCCATCTTAATCCAGTTGGCGGCTGAGAGCAACCGTTATGTGGATCAGGTAGAGGAGGGTCATATGACTTTTGTTGAATTGGATAGAGTTCCAATCGTGATAAATTTCACTTAATGAGAAAGCATAGTCCGAAGGAATTAGAGGGTTCGGTCCTGGTGTTGATAAGCAGATTGAAAGCTTAAGAACCTAGCCATCATAAAGATGAATAGTTGGCAGGAGTAGGTCAAGTGATTTAACGGGTCTCTAAAACATTCCCAAAGTATAGAAAAACATGTTATAGGTCAAAGTGAAGAAAGACAGCCAATGTAAGATATTTGAATAAGCCAAACCCgaaaaaatatgattattagCCTAATAGTCGCTGGATAACTATGCTGACAAACATAAATAGTAGAGGATAACTAGTGTCATATATTAAAACCATCTAGCATGGAGGCTAGATGTGGTGGCAACCGTTAGAGTATGCATTTATTGTCtattaatataaataagtaaaaattGTCCTTTACAATGGACTCTTTCGACAATCAATTCAATGCATTTTATTTATCTTAGTCTGTCGTACTTTCTACCTTGAGAATAGGAGTAACTTAACTTTCAATATGGTAGCTCAACATTATGTCCCTTAATTGTAGCGTAGCGCTACATCCCTTAGCCATCTCCATTGAATGGTGGTATGACGGTAGTAAAAATTTATGCAGATCAAGGTATTTGGACCTATGCTACTTTCTATCTTAACTTCGATCATTTTCCGGCTAATCCAGTGTTGGTGGTATACTTGCACACACTAACTCGCACTATCTGGCTTGTCATCATTCTTCTCCACTATATCTGGACAGAACTGTGCCAGGAGATCCTACAACACGTTCAGATGGAATGGAAAGAGCgtcaataattatatatattatattaactcTTTGTTATACAGATTATAACAGTATTATATCAAAACCACTACTAAttgttatatataatataataactaTTATTTGTCTAAACAATGTGTGATATCAAAATTTTactattaatataatttttacaatggtattataataaaatatatgcaACAGATAATGAAAGATCGATAAGGGTAATTTCAAATAACTATTTGTTTaatgttttctctttttttcttagaAGGTATAAGCTTTAATTGAGAGAAAAattgttaaaaatttgaaatttaactaatatttaatttaataataTAAATGTAAATAACAAAGACCTTTTGTGTTATACCTGGATACTGAAATACTTAATAATCCATTCTAACATAGCTGCTATCCTTTTCTCTCGTTGTGTATGTGATGCAATGAAGGGGGCGAAATCATCGTACGTAGCAGCTTTTTTTTATTACGGCCATTACTTTAAAACCTTGCTTACTCATAACGGCCAAATAACGCACCGATATCAGTTGGATCTGTCGAATGTTTCCGCCAAAATTCGGGCTGAGAGGACTGGACGAGCTAGCAAATGGAGTGTGGTCGGTTATGCTCAGACGAAATAATCTATTTGGAGATAGAAGACCGACGTGAAAATAAAAGCCCGATGGAGAATCCTTTGATGTCTAAGACCGATAGAAATTTAGAGAAACAGCGGaggcttgaaagaaaataaaatggtATAGGAGTATAAAAACAAGCATACTTGAATGTATAACATATAGAGTGAGAGTAATGCCTATTACCTAGTAAGACAGACATGCACGCTAAGTGCTCAATATTCATCTGCAAGTTATGCACGTCAATGGGCTTAACGTGCATAGATAGGCAAGCTGTAACAGTCATCCATTGTAATAGTTTTAAATGACTTTATGGTGCCTTCGGTGGAGGCCATATGGTAAGCTGCTATTGGTTCATTTTAATATAGAATCTTAGGCATATCACCTAAAATTGCAAACAACAAACGAATCTCCTGGTACCATGTTTTTTTCCAGTGTTGCTAATTAAAGAGATACTAGGCTGGTAGGGCTTtctgtccttttcttttccacTCCAACTTTTTTTGTAGAGAAGATGTGGCTTAATTTTGCTATGacataaagcttgaatgaaaggCTACCATGCACTGATGCACGACCTATTTTAGATATCTATTTTTCATACTTACATCCAATTAATCTGGCCGCTTAGTTTCCAAGAGAccatatttcaaaattctttttcagaacagcatattttaaatttttatgctGCCAAGAGAGCATTTACGAAATTCTTATATTCACTACGAATATTAATCATGGAATACAACTACAGCTGATTCTGTATAAATTATGTGTCTTTAGGATTTCGATACCAGCAATCACATGTTGTCCTTTCATTAACCAAAAAGAAGCTTTAATCGGCATAACAATGTGAGCCAATCAAGTGAAATATTGGTGGTCCAAAATAGCGGCACTGGTGGTCCCATATAGCGACTAATTTggacaacaattttttttttcatgtctaGGTCTCAACATCAATAATGCCATGAAAGCGAGAAGCATTTAGTAATGCAGGACATCACTATCTATTTTACCAAGGAGTAGGGTCAGGAAAACACTACATTAATGCCATGCTTGCACCTAGTTATAATAGTCATTTGTTTCTTCTAGAAAGCAAAGATTGGAGATGACGAGTCATATGTTTCATTAAAGATCTCGTACAAATTTTTTTAGTTATAAGCCTCCCAAATAAATTGTAAACTTAGCTAATACTCAAATCACATAGATGTGATAATAAGTTTTATGTATTTTATCCTCGTTACAATACCGCACGCACACAATAAAATGCTGCGTCATATGTCTATCAGTATATCCTCTTCAAACATGGATTCAGAGAGCAaactttttattttatctttcgaagtataaaataaaaaacaaattacAAAAATCTCATTgagatttatatttattataattacaTCCAATAGTTTGTAAAACCTACACTTACATCCAGTtaaattaagaaaattaatgaaACTATTTACTTTATGTAAAAAATTGAAATTGCCCTTGGATGGAAATGAGATGAATGAATATTTCTTATACCTTTTGGGTGACTGTTAGTTATTTtgttcatttaaaaaaaattctaatatgGTATTTGGATCTTATTTAAGATTAGCAGTTTGACTAATGTTCTATCAAGTTATAGATTAAAATGTTGCATAAAAAATAAGCTTTAAGGGGATAAGCATAAACTTTTTTAAACAATTGAATATAAGTGTAATTTATCtctaatctcaaaaaaaaaattataatttatttaaataaaaaagagagagagagtttataGTCTCAGGCAGCGCTATCTAGATGTTAAATTATGGCCCTCTTGCATCACCCTCTAGGGCTACAATCCAACTCCAAATTGATTTCAAATTGGACTAGCTACACAAATTTAGTTGACTCGACAAAGAGCGTCTCCATAATTGGAACCTAGTGCCCATGCCATTGTCGAATGGCTCGTACTTTCATTCACTGATGGGAACATGCCGGATAAAAACAGCCACACCTGGCGGCAAAAGATCTACAGAAGTGCGATTGTTAAATAAAGATGGTCCTCCTCTTGAATTTTCTCGGCAAAACGAGCTCGTCGTCAGAGACATGGGTTGGGAGCTTCGGTACCTTTGGGCAGTTGGGTTAGGTTTAGTTAATTTGGTAGGTTATCTTATAGCTACTACTTTGACCCAAAAAGTAAAGCCACAACAGGCCACAGATTCAGCCGCCCCTTAGAAATTAAAGAGATTATACCTTACACTGGACGCACCATGTCATGCACGCAACTAATTACAATCGCTCATTTCTAtaaaatccatatatcaattg is from Phoenix dactylifera cultivar Barhee BC4 chromosome 6, palm_55x_up_171113_PBpolish2nd_filt_p, whole genome shotgun sequence and encodes:
- the LOC103708297 gene encoding polyol transporter 5-like codes for the protein MDNQKPRAPANSDPPPNQTLAMEKPKKPPRNKYALACATLASMTSILLGYDIAVMSGASVFIKKDLKINDTQIEILAGIINIFSLVGSIAAGRTSDWIGRRYTIIFAAAIFFAGALLMGFATNYAFLMVGRFIAGVGVGYALMIAPVYTAEVAPTSSRGFLTSFPEVFINSGVLLGYVSNFAFAKLPYHLNWRIMFWVGAVPPIFLAIAVLAMPESPRWLVMQGRLGAAKRVLAKTSDAPEEAQLRLLEIKEAAGIPESCNDEVVAVSKKSHGEGVWKELLLRPTPSVRRILIAAIGLQFFQQASGIDSVVLYSPRVFEKAGIKSDSNSLGATVAVGFMKTASVLVATFLLDRVGRRPLLLSSAGGMVISLVILASCLSVIEHHPHEKLTWAAAMSIATVLTFVGSFSIGLGPIAWVYTSEIFPLRLRAQGVSLGTGTNRILSGVVTMTFISLYKAITIAGSFFLYAGIAAAGWLFFYFFLPETRGRSLEDMEVLFGKKPEGGEEEKKKGEAEGVHGGGEDSKAKTEV